The Stigmatella aurantiaca DW4/3-1 genome contains the following window.
AAGCCTCCTGCCTCCGCCCCCGGCCCTTCCACGCCCAGCGCCCAGGAGCAGGCCCGGGCCGCCTACAGCGACGCGGTGAAGCTGTTCAAGGCCCGGCAAATTGATAGCGCCGTCATCCAGGGTAAAAAGTGCGTGGAGCTTGATTCCAGCAACGGTGAATGCCACATGGTGCTCGGCGCGGCTTACGCCACGCTCAAGGACATGACCAAGGCCGCTGAGCACTACCGCCAGTTCCTGAAGTTGGCTCCGGATCACAAGCAGGCGCCGAAGGTCAAGAAGAGCCTGGAAGAATACGAGAGCCAGAACCCCAATCGATAAGACGGATTCGGCCCATCCGTTCAACCCGAGTTTCCTAACCGCAGGCGAGGAGAGGCTGTGCAGATCCGCATCCTGGTTGTCGATGACGAGCAGGACAACTGCGACTACCTGAAGCTGGTGCTGACCCGGGAGGGCTACGAGGTCATCACCACCACGGATCCCACCCAGACGGTGGACATCCTTCGGGGGTCTGACTTCCACCTCGTCATCCTCGACATGATGATGCCGCAGATGTCCGGCACCGAGGTGTTGGAGCAGATCCGCAAGTACGACACGGACATCGCGGTCATCGTGGCCACGGCGTACCCCACGGTGGACACGGCGGTTGCCTCGCTCAAGGCGCAGGCGTCCGACTACGTGAAGAAACCGATGGAGCCGGATCAGTTCATCACCGCGGTCCGCAATGCCCTGCAGAAGAAGGGCTTGTCCCAGGACCCGGAGGCGGACCTCCACCGGGCCATCGGCCGCGTCATCCGCGATGCGCGGAAGACGCAGGAGCTGACGCTCAAGCAGCTGGCGCGGCGCACGGGCCTGTCCGTGTCGCTGCTCTCGCAGATCGAGCGCGCCGAGTCCTCGGCCTCCATCTCGTCGCTGTACAAGATCGCCTCCGCGCTCCAGCTGCGCATGGGCGAGCTGTTCGGCGATACCTGAGCGCGGCCTCAGCGGCCCTGGAAGCGGGGGGAGCGTTTCTCCAGAAACGCCGCCCTTCCCTCCCGGGCATCGTCGCTGTCGAAGGAGGCCCTCCGCAGGCCCCGGGCCCGGGCCTGGGCCTCCTCGGACAGCCCTGGCGCCCCCAGCAGCCCCAGCACTTCCTTCATGCCGGACACCGCCAAGGGCGCGTGGGAGGCCAGCGTGCGGCACAGTTCCAGGGCGGCCGCCTCGGCGGCTTCCGCCTCCTGGCACTCGTCCAGCAGCCCCCAGCCCAGTGCCGTCTGTCCCTCCAGCTTCCGGGCGGTGAGAAAGAGGGTCTTCGCGCGGGCCAGCCCCACCCGCCGGGCCACCCGCGCCATGCCATCCACCGCGTAGACGATGCCCAGCCGCGCCGGGGGCATGCAGAAGACGGTGTCCGGCGTCCCCACCCGGAAGTCGCAGGCCGAGGCCAAGTCAAACCCCGCCCCGAAGGCAGCCCCGCGCACCAGCGCCACGCTGGGCACCGGGTGCCGCTCCAGCCGGGACAAGAAGGCCATCAAGGCGTCATCCGGCAGCCGTCCATCCGAGGAGGAGGGCCCCAGGTTCGTCAAATCATAGCCCGAGCAGAAGGTGCCCCCGGCTCCCCGCAGCAGGAAGACCCGCGTGGAGGCAGGCGCGGAGAGCGCCGCGTCCAGCAGGCCCAGCAACCGGTCATCGAGCGCATTGCGCCGCGCGGGGTTGACGAGCGTCAACACCCGGATGCCACCCTCGCGGTCCTCCACCTCTACCGTCGGCTCCATGAAAGGTCCCGCGCGCCTAGCCAAGCACCACGAGGACATCCCCCTCGGTGACCGCCTGGGCCTCCTTGCAGCGGATCTCCTTCACCGTGCCCCCCTCGGGCGCCTCCACGGGCATCTCCATCTTCATGGACTCGAGGATGACCAGGGTGTCCCCCGAGGAGACTTGCTGGCCCACCTTCACCTCGATCTTCCACACCGTCCCGGTGATATGCGCCGCCACGTCCGCCATACGCTGTTGCCTCCTCGCGCGCTTGCCGAGCGCCAAAAGTTGAGATGCTTGCCGCCCCGCGCAGCCTAGGGCTTCGCGTGGTGCTCCAGGAAGCGCGTATCCAGCGCGCCCGCGCGGAAAGCCTCGGACCGGAGGATGCGCAGGTGCAGCGGGATGTTCGTCTTGATGCCCTCGATGCGGAATTGCTCCAGCGCCCCGATCGACCGCTCGATGGCCTGGGCACGCGTGGCGCCCGAGACGATGAGCTTGGCGATCATCGGGTCATAGTTCGGCGTGACGGTGTTGCCCTCGGCATAGCCCGAGTCCAAGCGCACGCCCTCACCCGTGGGCGGCACGAACACCTTGAGGGGCCCCGGAGACGGGAAGAACTTCACCGGATCCTCCGCGTAGATGCGGAACTCGAGCGCCGCCCCCTTCCGCGTCACATCCTCCTGGCGCACCGTGAGCCACTCTCCGCTGGCGATGCGCAACTGCCAGCCGATGAGGTCCAACCCCGTCGTCAGCTCCGTCACTGGGTGCTCCACCTGGAGCCGCGCGTTCATCTCGATGAAGTAGACGTTCCCCTCCGAGTAGAGGAACTCCACCGTGCCCGCGTTGGCGTAGCCAAAAGCCCGGGCCGCCGCCACCGCCGCCGAAAACAACTTCTGGGCCACCTCGGGGTGCTTGCCCCCCGCGAAGAGCGGCGAGGGCGCCTCCTCCACCACCTTCTGGTGGCGGCGCTGGATGGAGCACTCGCGCTCCAGGCCGTGGATGAGGTGGCCGTGATGGTCTCCCAGAATCTGAACTTCGATGTGACGCGGCGCCGGGAAGTAGCGCTCCAGGTAGACCCCCTCGCGTCCAAAGGCCGCCTTCGCCCGGTCCGTGCACTGGCGGAAGACCTTCTCCAGCTCGGCCGGATCCTTCGCCGCGGCCATGCCGATGCCGCCGCCCCCGCCCGCCGCCTTGCAGAGCACCGGGTAACCGATGCCCTCGGCCTCCGTCAGCGCCGTGGCCACATCGGGCACCACGCCCTCGGTGCCGGGCACCACGGGGACCCCCGCGGCCGCCACCAGCTTGCGGGCCTGGCTCTTGTCCTTCATTCGCAGCATCGCCTCGGGGGGCGGCCCCACGAAGACGATGCCCGCCGCCTGGCACGCGCTGGCGAACTCGGCATTCTCCGACAAGAAGCCGTACCCGGGGTGAATGGCCTCGGCCCCCGTCTTTTTCGCCGCCTCCAAGATGGCGGGGATGCTCAGGTAGCTGTCCTTGGCGGGGGCGGGGCCAATGCGCACCGCCTCGTCCGCCTCGCGGACAAAGGGCAGCTCCGCGTCCGCGTCCGAGTAGACGGCGACGGTGGACACCCCCATGCTCCGAGCGACCACTCCAATGCGGCGGGAAATTTCACCCCGGTTAGCGATGAGCAGCTTCTTGAACATGCTGGGCTCCCCGGCTTGAGAAGGGGGGCCAACCTAATCTTCGCCTCCTCCCCTGACAAGCAGGCAGCCAAGAGGGCGCCACAGGCGTGTACAGGTCCGCACAGGTCGGTTCAGTTGCGACCGCGCGCAAGCCTGTCATACCGTCCGATTTGTGAAGCAGACAGAGACAGAGACAGGGTCGGTGGTGGATCTCCAGGGCGCCCGCCGTGAGCGCCGGTTGGAGCTTTACCGGGCACGGCTGGCGGACCGCCTGAGCGCCAACCGGTTGGCGCTGGAGACGCTCTACCAGGGCGGAACCCTCTTCTCCCCACAAGGCACCCAGCGGGGCCGGGCCCTGCTCAAGGCCCGCCAGACACTCCAGCGCGCGGGCACGCTCGTGGACCTGCTGGCGGGAGAGGGAGTGGTGCCCGCGCCCCGGCTCCCCGAGCGCATCGAGGAAGTCTACGAGGAGCTGGACACGCTGATGGCGCGCAACGACGCCCTCTCCGACCGGGATGAGGCGAGCGTGGCCCGCCTCCCCCACCGCTAGCCCGCTCAGGGCATCTCGGTCTGTCCCTGCCGCCGCAGGAAGGTGGGGATGTCGAACTGATCCTCGTCCAGCGGGAGCGCCGCGTCCTTCACCACCGCGGTGCGGGAGCTGGTCACCGCCTTGTTCTCGACCGAGGAGAGCGAGCGCCCACCGGACTTGGCCGGCACCAGGGTGGCCACTTCCTCGCGCGCCACGCTGAGCACCGAGGACGACGGGCGGTTGACGAGCGGCACCGGCGTGGTCTGCACGGCCACGGTGCGCTGCTGCTTGAGCTCGCGGTGCACGAAGCCCGTGGCGATGATGGTGATCTTCACCTCGTCCTGGATCTGCTCGTCGATGAGCGAGCCGAAGATGATCTCCGCCTCGTTGTCGGCGGCGTCATGCACCAGGGTGAGCGCCTCGTTGACCTCTTGAAGCGTCATGTCCCGGCCGCCGGTGATGTTGATGAGCAGGCCGGTGGCGCCATCGATGGAGACATCCTCCAGGAGCGGGCTGGAGATGGCTTGCTGCATGGCGTTGAGGGCGCGCTTCTCTCCGGACGAGCACCCGGTGCCCATGAGCGCCAGGCCCTTGTCGCTCATGATGGTCTTCACGTCCGCGAAGTCCACGTTGATGTAGCCGTGGTACTGGATGAGGTCCGAGATGCCCTGCACGGCGTTGAGGAGCACCTCGTCGGCGCGCTTGAAGGTCTCCAGCAGCGGCATGGGCTCGGTGCTCAGGGTGAGCAACCGCTGGTTGGGGATGGTGATGAGGGTGTCGACGGCGGCCTTGAGCTCCACGAGACCCTGCTCGGCCTGCTTGCGGCGCTTGTTGCCCTCGAAGAGGAAGGGCTTGGTGACCACGCCCACGGTGAGACAGCCGAGGCTCTTGGCGATGTCCGCGATGATGGGCGCGGCGCCCGTGCCGGTGCCACCGCCCATGCCCGCGGTGACGAACACCATGTCCGCCCCTTCCAGGACGGCGGCGATCTGATCCCTGGACTCCAGCGCGGCCTCACGGCCCATCTCCGGGTTGGCGCCCGCGCCCAGGCCCTTGGTCAGCGTCTGGCCAATCTGGAGCCGCGTCGGCGACTTGTTGGCGGCGAGGGCCTGCACATCGGTATTGGCGGCAATGAAGTCGACCCGTTCCAGCTTGGCCATGATCATCGTGTTGACGGCGTTGCAACCGGCTCCACCTACGCCAACAACGCGAATCTTCGCGGCCTGCTTGTTCTGCTCGAACTGGTCCATGGTGATCCTTTCGGCGGAAGCCCCGCGTCGCCAGTCGCGGGGTTCCCAGGTCATCCATCATCAGCAAGTCGCGGTCTTTGGCAAGTATTCCGCAACGTGGATGTAGCGGCACGTTGCGGTATCAAGTCCTGACAGGCACTTACGCGGAGCCCGGGCCCCCGGACCGACTCAGCCGGTGGGCCTTCGTCACATCTTGACTCGCGATTCGAGCCGCGTCTTCCCCCACCGCGGCGCTGGCCAGGCGGGCTTGCTCAGGGCGCGGGACGCTCCACCTCGAGGGGCTTGACCTTCACGACGGAGAACTCCACGCGGCGGTTGGCGTCACGGCCCTTGGAGGTCTTGTTGCTGGCCACCGGGCGGGCCTCGCCGAAACCCACCGAATCCAGCCGCTCCGCCGCGACGCCCTCCTGGACGAGGCGCTCGAGCACGGCCTTCGCCCGGCGCTCGGACAGGCGCAGGTTCTCCTCGTCGGGCCCTTGATCGTCCGTGTAGCCCTCCACCCGGACCTTCTCGATTTCGGGGTGGGCCTTGAGCACCTGCGCCACCTGCTTCAGCAGGCTGAAGGACTTCGGGAGGATGACGTCCATCTTGGAGGTGAAGAAGATCTTATCGAGGATGACGATCTTCTCCCGCTCCACGAGCACCTTCACCTTGCCCTTGTCGGGGCAGCCATCCTCGTCGGTCACGCCGTTGATCGTCTCCGGCTGGTTGGGGCACTTGTCGCTCGCATCCGCGATGCCATCCTGGTCGTTGTCCGGGTCCGGGCAGCCGTCCTCATCCCGGAAGCCGTCCTTGTCCTCGGGCTCGTTCGGGCAGCGGTCCACGTCATCCGTCAAGCCGTCCCCGTCCGTATCCACCGGCGGCGGCGGGGGGGCTTCGTCCGGGCAACCGTCTTCGTCCTGGAAGCCGTTCTTCGTCTCCGGCGCGTTGGGGCACTTGTCGCTCGCGTCCAGAATGCCGTCCCCATCGTTGTCCGGATCCGCGCAGCCATCCTCGTCCTGGAAGCCGTCCATGTCTTCCGGCCCCTGCGGGCACACCGGCGCGGGCGCCTGCTGGGGAACCGCCACGGGCTCCACCACCGGCTTCTCCTCGGGCTTGGGCGATGGCGCCTTGCGCTCTCCCAGCGACCAGTAGGATACCCCCGCGACGATCCGGAACGCGGGCGTGCCGTAGCCCCGCGTGAAGCCAGGCCCACCGCCCACGTGGGCATCGAAGGCATTCAGGAACCGGTACTTCACCATGGCGAGCAGTTCGAGCGGCCGCTCCTCGGCGCCCTCCTGCCCCAACCCGAGGGCGCCCGCCAGCGAGCCCCCCACGGTCAGCTTGCCGAAAGGCACCTCCGCGCCGAAGCCGTAGGTGAACTCATTGGACACGGAGAGGTTGCGCAGCTGCTCCTTGGAGCGGAAAGCAAAGCCCAGGTTGGCCAGCACCCGGACGCCGCTGCCGTGACGCCACTCGCCGAGGGCCCGGGGGTGCACGGAGAAAGGCCCCCCGCGAAAATCCGCGCTGCCCGTGGGCAGGTGGATCGGAAGCGCCACGCCCAGGTCGATCGACTCCCGGGACAAGAGGTGCGCCTTCGGCACCAGCCGCAGATTCCCAAGGCCCGTCGAGTCCGCACCCTGCGCCTTCGGGCCCGTATCCGACACGGAGGAGGTCTGCGAGGTAATAGGGAGCGCCACGCCCAACTCGAACCTGTCGCGCAAGGCGATAGCCCCCATCAAGTCCACGGTGATCTGGGACGCCACCAACTTGTGGATGGCCTCGTCCGAGACCGGGTTGGTGAGGGTCAGCGGGTCCTTCGCGTAGCTCAGCGACACGCCTAGGTTCCAGTCCCGGTGATGCCCGACCCTCGCGCTATGGAGGCCCAAGAGGTCGTGCAGACCTGGGGCCGGCTTGTACTGCTGCACGTCGATCTTGTCGGACATGGCCGCCGGGGTGATGGACTGGGCTTCCGCGGGCAAGCTCCCGAGGCCTCCCAGGACCACCATCCCCCCACAGACCCCGGCCAGGGCCGAGGAACGGCCCCCCCGGCCCTGCCGGCGGCGCCGCAGCAGCGGCAGTCCGAGCAACAGCGCCAGCGGCACCAGGCTCGAAGTTCCCGTCGAGCCACAACCGCTGCCACCGACGATGAAGTCGTCCGAGCCGTCCAGCGGATTGCTGCCAATGTCCCGCTCGTCGCCGTCGTTCACCCCGCCTTCGTCGGTGTCCGCCTTGCGAGGATCGGTCTCGCCTGGATCAACAGTACCCGAGTGGTTCGCGTCCTCTTGACCATCGAGCAGCGTGTCTCCATCGGTGTCCGGTTTGTTCGGATCTGTCTCACCGTTGTCGAAGCTGCCCGAATGATCCTTGTCTTCCACGCCATCCGGCAAACCGTCTCCATCCGAATCCGCCTTGCGCGGGTCGGTCTTCGACAGCGGATCGCTGTCCGGCCGGAAGTTCGGCGAGGTCTTGTTGGTCCCAGAAGGCGCCGTCGCCGCCGTCACACCTCGCTCGGTGCCATCGAAGAGCCCATCGCCGTCGCTGTCCTCGTCGAGGGCATTGATCCGGCCGTCTCCATCCGTGTCCTCCAGGCCGTCCGCGCCGTCGGGCACACCATCGTCATCCGAGTCGTTGTCGAAGGGATCGGTGCCAACTTCCTCTTCACGCGTGTTGTCCACACCGTCCAGATCGGCATCCCTGTCATCCGTGGGATCCAGGGGGTCGAGTTCCCTCTCGTCGACCCGGCCATTGTGGTTGCGATCCTCGATGCCATCGAACACACCCCCGGCATCGGTGTCCCGCTTCAACGGATCCGTCCTCGTGGATGGATCCGCATCGGCAACGAACTTCGACGGATCCGTCCCGATACCCTCGGGCGTGGTCAAGCCGAGCTCCAAGCCATCGCTCAGCCCGTCCTCATCCGTATCGAACACGAGCGGGTTCGTCTCGTTGGCATCCACCTTACCGTCGTGGTTGGCATCCTCCGAACCGTCCTTCAGGCCATCGTCGTCCGTGTCGTCATCCAACGGGGCCGTCTTCGTAGACGGATCCACATCGGCAACGAACTTCGACAGGTCCGTGTCGTTGCCCTCCGGCTCCGTCAGGGCCAGTTCCAGGCCATCGCTCAGCCCATCCAAGTCCGTGTCGAACACGAGCGGGCTTGTCTCATCGGCATCCACCACGCCGTTGTGGTTGGCATCCTCGGAACCGTCCAGCAGACCGTCGTTGTCCGTGTCGTCATCCATCGGATCCGTTCCAAGCTTGGCCTCCAGCTCGTCGGAGAGACCATCGCCGTCCGAGTCCCCGGGCGGCAACGGCGCGGACACGGTCACCGTCGCGGTGTCCGTCCCGCCGTTCCCGTCGGAGATCGTGTACGTGAACGTCGTGGAGCTGAAACCAGCGCTTGGCGTGAAGCGCACCTCCGAGGCGGTGAACGCCACCACCCCCTGAGACGGCTGGGTTACCGAGACGATGGTGAGGGTCTCCCCCGTATCGGGCTCCGCCGTGTCGTTGGCCAGCACGTCCAGTGGCGTGGGGCCACTGCCCGCGTCGACCACGAAGGTGTCGTCGTTGGCCGTGGGCGGATCATTCACCGGCGTCACCGTCACCGTCACCGTCGCCGTGTCTGTCCCGCCGTTGCCGTCGGAGATCGTGTACGTGAACGTCGTGGTGCCGTTGTAATCGGCCTCGGGCGTGAACTGCACGACACCGTCCATCAACGTCACCGTGCCATGGGCCGGCTGCGTCACCACCGTCACGACCAAGGTTTCGCCGGCATCCGGCGCCGCCGAGTCGTTGCCCAGGACCTCCAGAACCACCGCGCCGCTGTCCTCGGGGACATTGAAGCTGTCGTCATTGGCCTGGGGCGGGTTGTTGACCGGGCGCACCTGAACCGTCACGGTGGCCGTGTCGCTTCCGCCGCGACCATCCGACACCGTGTAGGTGAAGGACGTGGTCCCCGTGAAACCCGCGGTGGGCGTGAAGGTCACACGCGTGGCGGTGAAGCCCACCCCTCCGCCCAGGGCGGGCTGCGTCACCGCCGTGATGACGAGCGTCTCGCCCGTATCCGGGGCCGTCGTGTCGTTGGCCAACACGTCCAGGGGGTTGGACGAACTGCCCGTCACGACCGTGAAGAGGTCATCCACCGCATCGGGCGGCCTGTTGAGCGGCGTGACCGTCACCGTCACCCGCGCCTGATCCCTCCCGCCGTTGCCATCCGACACCGTGTAGAGGAACGTCGTGGTCCCGGAGAAGTTGACCGCGGGCGTGAACGTCACGTCCCCGGCCGTGAACGTCACCGAGCCATGGGCCGGCTGGGTCACCCCGATGACGGTGAGATCCTCGCCGGTGTCCGGCGCCGTCGAGTCATTGGCCAACACGTCAAAGACCGTCGCGCCGCTGTTCTCATCCACCGTGAAGGCGTCGTCATTGGCCGCAGGCGGGTTGTTCGAGCCCGAGACCACCACCGTCACCGTGGCCGTATCCGTTCCCCCATTGCCATCGGAGATCTCGTAATCGAAGAAGGTGGTGCCGCTGAAGTTGGCCGCGGGCGTGAAGCGCACCTCGCCCCCGGTCAGCTCCACCGTGCCATTCGCGGGCTGGGTCACCGACGTCACCGTCAGCGTCTCCCCGTCATCCGGCGCGAACGTGTCGTTGAGCAACACGTCCAGCACCATGGCCGCGCTGTTCTCGGCCACCCGGAAGCTGTCGTTGACGGCCGTGGGCGGGTCGTTCACCGGGGTCACCGTCACCGTCACCGTCGCCGTGTCCGTGCCTCCGTTCCCATCCGAGATGGTGTACGAGAACACCGTGACGCCGTGGAAGTTGGCCTCGGGCGTGAACCGCACCAGGCCGCCCGACTGAGACGCCGTGCCATGGGCCGGCTGGGTTACCCCCGTCACCGTCAGCGTCTCGCCCACATCCGGCGCGGACGTGTCGTTGGCCAGCACGTCCAGCACCGCGGTGCCACTGTCCTCGGCCACCGTGAAGGTGTCGTTGATGGCATCCGGCGGGTCGTTCACCGGCGTCACCGTCACCGTCACCGTCGCCGTGTCCGTCCCTCCATTTCCATCGGACACCGTGTACGTGAACGTCGTGGTCCCGTTGAAGCCCGCCGTCGGCGTGAACCGCACCAGCCCCCCCGTCAATCCCACCACGCCGTTGACGGGCTGGGTCACCGCCGTCACGGACAGCGTCTCGCCCACATCCGGCGCGGACGTGTCGTTGGCCAGCACGTTCAGATGGGTGCCCGTGGTGCCCTCGGCCACCGTGAAGCTGTCGTCGTTGGCCGTGGGCGGATCATTCACCGGCGTCACCGTCACCGTGACCGCCGCCGAGTCGACCCCTCCGTTGCCATCCGACACCGTGTACGTGAAGACCGTGGTCCCGTTGAAGTTGGCCTCCGGGGTGAAGCTCACCGCCCCACCCGTCAGCGTCACCGTGCCGTGCGCCGGCTGGGTGACCGAGCTGACGGACAGCACCTCGTTCGTATCCGGCGCGAACGTGTCGTTGCTCAGCACGTCGAATTCCGTGGCCGCGCTGTCCTCGGCCACCGTGAACGCATCATCGTTGGCGACCGGCGGATTGTTCGTCCCTTCCACCGTCACCGTCACCGTGGCCGAGTCCGTCCCTCCGTGGCCATCCGACACGGTGTACGTGAACGTCGTGGAGCCCTCGAAGTTGGGGGCGGGCGTGAAGCTCACCCCGTTTCCAGTCAATGCCACCGTTCCGGACACGGGCGGCGTGACCGACGCCACCGTCAGCGTCTCGCCCACATCCGGCGCGGACGTGTCGTTGAGCAGCACGTCCAGCAACGTGGGCCCGCTGTTCTCGGCCACCGTGAAGGCATCGTCGTTGGCCACCGGCGGATCGTTCACCGGCGTCACCGTCACCGTCACCGTCGCCGTTGCCGTGCCCCCGTTGCCATCGGAAATGGTGTACGCGAAGGACGTGCTCCCGTTGAAATTGGCGGCGGGTGTGAAGCTCACGTTGGCCGCGGTGAAGGTCACCGTGCCGTTCGCGGGCTGGGTGACGGAGGTCACCGTCAGCGTCTCGCCGGTATCGGGCGCGATCCGGTCATTGGCCAGGACATCCATCACCGTGGCCGCGCTGTCCTCGGCCACCGTGAAGCTGTCGTTGACGGCCGTGGGCGGATCATTCACCGGCGTCACCGTCACCGTCACCGTCGCCGTGTCCGTCCCGCCGTTGCCATCGGACAGCGTGTACGTGAACGTCGTGGTCCCGTTGTAATTGGTCTCGGGCCTGAAGCGCACGGTGCCGGTGATCAACGTCACCTGGCCATGGGCCGGTTGGGTCACCGCCGAGACGGCCAGCGTCTCGCCCGTATCCGGCTCCGCCGTGTCGTTGGTCCGGACATCCAGCACCGTGAACCCGCTGTCCTCCAGGACGGAGAACGCATCGTCGTTGGCCGTGGGCGGATCATTCACCGGCGTTACGGACACGGTCACGATGGCCGTGTCCGTGCCCCCGTTGCCATCGGACACCGTGTACGTGAACGTCGTGATGCCGTTGAAGTTGGCCGCGGGCGTGAAGCTCACCTTGTCCGCCGTGATGGCCACCGTCGCGTTCGCAGGCTGGGTCACCGAGAGGATGGAGAGGGTCTCCCCCGTGTCTGGGGCCGCCGTGTCGTTCACCAGCACGTCCAGCACCGTGGTCCCGCTGTCTTCAGCCAGCGTGAAGCTGTCATCGTTGGCCGTGGGGGGCCTGTTGGTCCCGCCCACGATGACCGTCACCGTGGCCGTGGCCGTGCCCCCGTTGCCATCCGAGATCGTGTACGTGAACGTCGTGGTGCCGCTGAAGTTGGTGGCGGGCGTGAAGCTCACATTGCCCGCGGTGAAGGTCACCGTGCCATTCGCGGGCTGCGTCACGGCCGTCACCCGCAGGGTCTCTCCCACGTCGGGGGTAATCGTGTCGTTGATCAACACGTTCAGCGCCGTGGGGCCGCTGTTGCCCGCCACCGTGAAGCTGTCGTCGTTGGCCGTGGGCGGATCGTTCACCGGCGTCACCGTCACCACCACGGTGGCCGTGTCCGTGCCACCCCGGCCATCCGAGGCCGTGTAGGTGAAGGAGGCAGTGCCAAAGAAGTTGGCCGGTGGCGTGTAGCTCACCTCGGTGGCCGTGAAGGTCACCGTTCCCTGAGCCGGTTGGGTCACCGCCACCACCGACAGGGTCTCGCCCAGGTCCGGTGCCGTCGAGTCGTTGGCCAGCACGTCCAGCACCGTGGCCCCGCTGTCCTCGGCCACCGTGAAGGCATCGTCGCCCGCAGTGGGCGGGCGGTTCACCGGCGTCACCGTCACCGTCACCGTCGCCGTGTCCGTTCCGCCGTTGCCATCGGAGATCGAGTACGTGAACGTCGTGGTGCCGCGGAACCCGGTGTCCGGCGTGAACGTCACATCGGTGGCCGTGAAGGACACCGAGCCGTTGGCTGGCTGGGTCACCCCGGTGATGGTCAGCGTCTCGCCGGTGTCCGGCGCGAACGTGTCGTTGGCCAGCACATCCAGGGACGTCGGCCCCAGGTCCTCGGACATCGTGAAGGTGTCGTTCACGGCGTCCGGCGGATCGTTCACCGGCGTCACCGTCACCGTCACCGTGGCCTCATCCGAAGCCCCACCGCCGTCCGTCACCGTGTAGGTGAACGACGTGGTCCCGGAGTAGTTGGCCGCGGGCGTGAAGGTCACGTTGTCCGAGGTGAAGGTCACCGTGCCGTTCGCCGGCTGGGTCACCGCCGTCACCCGCAGCGACTCGCCCGTCTCGGGGCTCGTCGAGTCGTTGGCCAGCACATCCACCACCGTGGCCCCACTGTCCTCGGCCACCGTGATGGCATCGTCGTTGGCCGTGGGCGGATCGTTCACCGGCGTCACCGTCACCGTGACGTTGGCCGTATCCGTGCCGCCGTTGCCATCGGACACCGTGTACGTGAAGGCCGTGGCCCCGAAATAGTTCTCCGGGGGCGTGTAGCTCACCTTGTCCCCGGTGATGGCCACCGTGCCGCGGGTCGGCTGCGTCACCGCGATGAGGGTGAGCGTCTCGCCCGTGTCCGGCAGGGTGGTGTCATTGGCCAGCACGTCCAGCGCCGTGGTCCCGCTGTCCTCCAACACCGTGAAGCTGTCGTCCTCGGCCGTGGGCCGGTGGTTGCTCCCGCCCACGACGATCGTCACCGTCGCCGT
Protein-coding sequences here:
- a CDS encoding biotin/lipoyl-binding carrier protein, with translation MADVAAHITGTVWKIEVKVGQQVSSGDTLVILESMKMEMPVEAPEGGTVKEIRCKEAQAVTEGDVLVVLG
- a CDS encoding acetyl-CoA carboxylase biotin carboxylase subunit; translation: MFKKLLIANRGEISRRIGVVARSMGVSTVAVYSDADAELPFVREADEAVRIGPAPAKDSYLSIPAILEAAKKTGAEAIHPGYGFLSENAEFASACQAAGIVFVGPPPEAMLRMKDKSQARKLVAAAGVPVVPGTEGVVPDVATALTEAEGIGYPVLCKAAGGGGGIGMAAAKDPAELEKVFRQCTDRAKAAFGREGVYLERYFPAPRHIEVQILGDHHGHLIHGLERECSIQRRHQKVVEEAPSPLFAGGKHPEVAQKLFSAAVAAARAFGYANAGTVEFLYSEGNVYFIEMNARLQVEHPVTELTTGLDLIGWQLRIASGEWLTVRQEDVTRKGAALEFRIYAEDPVKFFPSPGPLKVFVPPTGEGVRLDSGYAEGNTVTPNYDPMIAKLIVSGATRAQAIERSIGALEQFRIEGIKTNIPLHLRILRSEAFRAGALDTRFLEHHAKP
- a CDS encoding response regulator: MQIRILVVDDEQDNCDYLKLVLTREGYEVITTTDPTQTVDILRGSDFHLVILDMMMPQMSGTEVLEQIRKYDTDIAVIVATAYPTVDTAVASLKAQASDYVKKPMEPDQFITAVRNALQKKGLSQDPEADLHRAIGRVIRDARKTQELTLKQLARRTGLSVSLLSQIERAESSASISSLYKIASALQLRMGELFGDT
- a CDS encoding enoyl-CoA hydratase/isomerase family protein, which produces MEPTVEVEDREGGIRVLTLVNPARRNALDDRLLGLLDAALSAPASTRVFLLRGAGGTFCSGYDLTNLGPSSSDGRLPDDALMAFLSRLERHPVPSVALVRGAAFGAGFDLASACDFRVGTPDTVFCMPPARLGIVYAVDGMARVARRVGLARAKTLFLTARKLEGQTALGWGLLDECQEAEAAEAAALELCRTLASHAPLAVSGMKEVLGLLGAPGLSEEAQARARGLRRASFDSDDAREGRAAFLEKRSPRFQGR
- the ftsZ gene encoding cell division protein FtsZ → MDQFEQNKQAAKIRVVGVGGAGCNAVNTMIMAKLERVDFIAANTDVQALAANKSPTRLQIGQTLTKGLGAGANPEMGREAALESRDQIAAVLEGADMVFVTAGMGGGTGTGAAPIIADIAKSLGCLTVGVVTKPFLFEGNKRRKQAEQGLVELKAAVDTLITIPNQRLLTLSTEPMPLLETFKRADEVLLNAVQGISDLIQYHGYINVDFADVKTIMSDKGLALMGTGCSSGEKRALNAMQQAISSPLLEDVSIDGATGLLINITGGRDMTLQEVNEALTLVHDAADNEAEIIFGSLIDEQIQDEVKITIIATGFVHRELKQQRTVAVQTTPVPLVNRPSSSVLSVAREEVATLVPAKSGGRSLSSVENKAVTSSRTAVVKDAALPLDEDQFDIPTFLRRQGQTEMP